The Oryza brachyantha chromosome 6, ObraRS2, whole genome shotgun sequence region CGCGTGGAGCGTGGTGGTGGCCCAGCCTCGGTGCACTGCCGCTTTTGACCGTTGCGGCCTGCTGCCTGCACGCCGCATGAAAAGGGTGTCGTTGTTAAcaccggcggtggccggaCGCTGCTCCGGCGGCCGTGGTCGGGGCTTTTATGGGCATCGGTTCATGGACATCCGGGATATATAAATACTTTCAATACGGCAATATATGGAACTTAGGGTCATTGATGCCACTTTAAACCATATCATTGATGGATAAACCCACAAAATACGCATGAATTCGGTTTATTACCAAATGTTGGCAAGGTGTCTAGGGTATTTGGCAACAACTATAGTaatgtactaaaatttggGTTGATGATATTTACCTTACAAGGAGCTAATGATGCCAAATTTTGGTAGGATAAAATGTGGGCAACAAACTAGAGACAACCAAAATAATCTTGCCCTTCCAAAATTTGGCAATGTCATCAAGTTACCAATATTTTGAGtgccaaattttggtaaaattcATTTTGGCAACAATCTGAACAACCCCTTCTTGGTTGTCCTAATAATTGCATTGAAATTTAATAAAGTGCAGGgtattatagtctttttttaattttgtataggTATATGTAGGATGGGtggaaaataaagttattttaggataGAAGGAACAGTAAGTTAGCGTTTACCAAAGTTGGAATCAATGGATAGATTTTTGTAAGGATTTTAGGCTTAGACGGATGAATTAACTTTTATGAACTTAACAAAATTGTCGgcatttcaaatatatatgcatagaaTTTTTTACACGAAACTTAGGAACTTACAAAGTCTGTAAATAAacattgaaaaatttataattaaaaaagaagGCCCACATCCTGTAGCCGATCCATCATCCGTGGAAGGAGTTTATGATAATGGCCTGATGATGGGTCGGTTTTTTTTCCAAGACGAGGCGTGTTGTTTTCCTATCTGTACACTGTACTCATCTCTGATCCCATCGGGGTAGAATTCGGATGACCGATGATTCTGCATTTCTGCCTGCAAGCTACCGATAGAATTTGCGAACAATATGGCCTATGCCTTTATATTCTGGCCCAAACTCCTGTGAGGTCCAAATGGAATGCGAGTATGGGAGCTTCTGGGCCGGAGCAACAATACATATATGGGCTTATGTTCAGTGGCAAAAGCTAAGGCCGATGAGGGATGAGACTTTGTCCGCGTTCGACCCATCCCTCTAGTTAACATATTACCTtctttttcgcgcgcacgtttgtcaaactactaaatattatttttttacaaaataattataggaaagttgttttaaaaaatcatattaatttattttatatttttttaattaataattaattaatcaatcatgtattaatctagtactatatttttcgcgttatagtaagttaacttatcttcaCTCAACCAAACGTGGCCTTTGTGTCTGTTTGaggctttagattctgagaaacaaCAGTTTGGTAGCtagtttctgagaatctagaaaagctcgTAAACCTAGCTTCTggatttttagttcattttctagaatctgtaactacaggtTTTCAGAAGCTGTGAACCGTTTGGGGTAACTTTTGACGAAGCAGCTTTTAGGAAAAGCTGTAGCTGGAAGAAGCTCCTCAAACAGGCCCTTTGCCTTAATGCAGTTATGAGTACAAGCCTAGTGCTAGCAGGGACTAGGCTCCCAGCATTTCGTGTTTTagatgaaaaatcaaaatcatgtttttgcaaataaaaagtaatttgctggtaaaacttttatatacgtttacATAGTGACTTAAAAGTAAAAACTATAAAGCAAACTACtacgaaaaaaaatcataaaatcaagtctaaaattaatttttaaaaattaaattttggcttataaatagtTGCAACTACAAAACAATAAGAGCctaagtacatatataatcacTCTATGTATTTAGTTCTTTAGAATCACACAAAACAATACATATACATGATAGTATAACTAGTATGTAATTATAAATGTAGCCTACAATAATTGTAGTGTGATTTTAATGTAATAATatgtaattataaatataaccattATCGGGTACACAATTAGCAGCAACCGTCTTGAGACAAACATTACCCAAAGTATATAAATGATTGAGTTTTGGAACAACCAATCATCAATTTTGTAGTACGCGTCCTAGTACAGCAGTACTGCCATGATCTGATGGCTATGCATCAACAAACACATGCTATAAAACCAAGCCGTGCTGACTGCTGAGTTCTCCATATAGTACGACGAAAGaattattagtttttatagctatttaatagtataaaaaataaattaactattataaatttgagtgtctattttagaaagataagataataaatttttatatacatttttttaaagaacatTTGGTTTAACCGATCgaaaaaaacatgtgtataaaGAAGCTTGTGTACAGAGCAGAGAAAGAAGCTTGTACTCCtcgtaaaaaaaaccaacttttcgatttttgtgtcgagcatttgaccatttatcttatttgaaaaatttttgacacataaaatactattcgtgttttatcatctaataaaaataaaattattaattgtaaatttttttaataaaataaaaagttaaatattatattaaaaaactgaaaagttgatttgttttgggacggaagAAGAGGTATGCAAAGCGGCTGTTGTACTGTCTGGTCTTTAATTACCCTTTCCTTACTCGAAACTTTAGTGGTTCAGCTCTTATCGGCACGGTGGTAAAGTACTAAAGTATACCCTCCCTGCCTTGTACTACTACGAGTGAAGAGAAGACAAACAATTAAAACAAAGCACAGGACAGCGCTCATCCGCTTCATCAAGAGCTGGAAACACAGGAGATCGCCGCCGGCTCAACTGTGCTGCAAACGAAAACTGGAAAAGTGGGTAAcctaattaaatatacatatttacaaCTCCCTCCATCTTTATATTGTTAACGGTATTTTGTATTTGGTTTGAGTCAGACTTTAAATAAGTTTGATAggatctttcaaaaaaaaagtttgatagaaaacatattaaaGCTAAACTTATAGCTAACATATTACTATgagaaaatcttaaaaatatcattgacaaacatCTAAGTCTAAAATGACATCGACAAATGCGAGTTCTAACAAATGTGAtcgtacaaataaatttgtctgagaaatatcATTGTTGTTATGATTCTATCTATTTTTTGCCATTAAATACACTGTTCACGCTATATCACTTAACGGGAAAAGTTGATGGAACCCTAACGACGATAGCATTTCTTAGATAAATTCGTTTGtatgatgatattttatagaattcATGCTCgtcgatgatatttttttataattaagtgtttgtcaatggcatttgttagatttctCTATTACTATACATGTTTGCTCCTTCCTTGCTACTACCTCTCTGTCCgagaacaattttatttttcgttttctgTATCCaccgtttgatcatccgttttatttaaaaattttataaaaattttaaaaaaaattagctacgcgtaaattactatttatattttatcatctaataaaacaattaatcataaaaattttaaataaaacaaaaggttaaaaattatataaaaactgaaaaataaatttattttagaaccgACGTACCGTTAAATTTTCTCTTAGTTTGAGGACGCAGTAGAAGGGTTGTTtagttcataaattttttttaaaaaaacatcacatcgaatctttagacatctaaatgaagcattaaatatatataaacattaaaactaattacacagttatggaggaaacagtgagacgaatcttttgagtctgattaggacgtgattagctataagtgctaccataactaacatatgctaatgatggattaattaaacttaaaatattcgtctcgtggtttccaggcgaaatctaaaattcgttttgtaattagactaagtttaatgtttaaaattttaatatgatgtttttttaaaagaaattttcaaactaaacgACCCAGAAGTTGCGTAGGTCGAGGACAAGGAAAATACAAGAATAACGTGGGCTGAGAGTTGACACGATCGGGATTCGGGAAGCTGGAAAGAGGAAGCCACGGGGTATAGTACATGTGGCTGCTGCACTGCTGGATGAATTTTCGTGGTACAGTACTAGTGGAGTTGAAGAGAAGACAGCAGCAGCGTTGGTGCTGTTCCTTCGTCCGCTCCTTTTCTCGTGGAACCTTCCGGTCTTCCGTCCATTGCAAGCACAAAACACCAAACTTCGTTAGCCGCTCGCACGCACCCACAGCTTGCACAGTTGTACGTGTGTTTCATTTGGCTTTCATTTACATGCAAACGAACCTTTTCACTAGCACGAAAGAATTATCTTCTCTttcttaattaaatttttgtcatattatcaaaaaaaatctgatgtgATACCTAATTAATATCAAATGAAGAAACATCGAAAATGAcctaataactttatttttttatttctgtgttCAATgattaatcattcgtcttatttaaaaaaattatacaaaaatataaaaaattagtcacgtgtaaaatattcatgttttaccatctagtaataataaaaatattaataaaaatttttaaataacacgaagagtcaaaacattatatctaacaactgaaaaataaacttaatatgagACGGATGCAgtagttattaaaaaagaagTCGTGGGACAACcaatataagattaaaaataaatactttcATCTTTCcggttatgcttatacttataagacaaatttaaattgtcaaccttaaatttagagtggatttggggttttttcactggagtttatttttccagccatgatttttagatctctgagaatatatatatatatatatatatatatatatatatatatatatatataatttctattcacagattatttttcatttgtaaatatgttgtttggatttttttttcaaaaagacaCCAAAACAATCACCACCAAAGGTTGTTTCGGACGAATTTAGTAACACTTGTATTTGAccttcgcttatgcttatatgtaaattttttgcatcttatatgtaaaatttttgcatCTTAAAACATTCttttgaagttgattatgAATTTTATTCATCATATTCTATTTtcctattgtttttttaggtCACTGTCATTCAACTTGTTAtcgtatattattttttaataaccgTTTACGCTTATTTTGAGCGAGACAGTGAGTCAGTCAGAGCTTGGTACGGAGGAGCATCAAGGTGATGAAATGTTTATTAAAGaggtttttcaaaaaatatactgaaatattaaaaattttagtataaaatttcaataCCTCACAACACATTACCGTATTTTTGAGACGAACACGAGAAGTGGAGGCGAGCAGATGGACCGGACCGGTGGTTCTTGGGCGCCGCTGCTCTACCACCAGACAGTTGTTGCGACTTGACCCCTTCCGCCATTTCCAAcgccctcctccttcctccctcctcctcctcgtcaacCTTTCAACTCAcatccttctctctctctctaaccaCGACCACGAGTAGCGGAGCACCCGTCGTCCTCGGAAATTCTCCGCACCATCATCTCATCTCGCAAGTCAACCTCCTCTCCCCCGTAGTTATTCGGTTTTCGTTTCGTGTTCttgccttgctgctgctgcggttgAGTGGGAGAAGCTGAGCCGCCACCGGTGATGGAGGAGCGGCAGGCGGTCAACCCGGCCTGCCCCAACGCCGGCAACCCCTTCCACCGCTGCGCAGAGTACTGCCCCGTCCCTGCTCCTGCTCCCGCTTCCaagcccccgccgccggccgcccgaCCGGCGCAGAACGGGACCGCCGCGCCCGAGCAGAACGGGGCGAACGGGACCACCACGCACAGCGACGGCGAGCTGCAGGCcaagccccgccgccgcgacagGGCCGGCGGATCCGGCGGCCTCCCCTTCTACGTCTTCCGTGAGCACACCTCGCTCCTCTCCCCAATCTCCCACCTCTCTTTGCAACAAttcacaagaagaagaagaaaaaaaaaaagggtgatGCTATGCTACGAACGAGATGAGAATTCGATTTGATGTGTTGTGGTGGTGATGCAGTGCGAGAGGGAGCGGATGGCGACGGCAAGAAGGTGGACCCGCGGTGCCCCAACGCGGGCAACCCGTTCCACGTCTGCACCGAGCACTGCGCCGCCAAGATGGCCGAGGCCAGCCGCTCGTCGGAGGGAGGGAAATCCCCCATGTCCCTCTTCTCCCGCCActcgcgccgctcctcctcctcctctgaaGGTTTGTTGTTTGCCACTTTGCCCCCATTCTTACTACCCGCCACTGATTGCTGGGCTATTGATCTTTGCGGTATTGTCTGCCACAACGAATTCTTGGATGGTTGCTGCAGATGGCAGCGTCAAGTCGGGGAGCAGCAGGAAGGTGGATTCTAAGTGCCCGAATGCTGGTAACCCGTTCCATGAATGCACTGAGCATTGTGCTGCCAAGATGAAGGAGGTGGATCGGCAGAAGTCTGATAAGAAGTCTTCGTCGCGCAAGAAAGGTACTAGCATATACCAGTGGCCTTCctctgttttgatttttttcatcgtatgtTAGCTTCCCCAATTATGAAGTTAGTGTAGTTAAAACCTAACCTTTAGTAGTGTTtgaggtgaaaaaaaaaaatctaacctTCCATTTCTAGGGGAGTTGGGTACTAAACcaccttttgtttttgcccTAAACATAACTAACCATATGTCCCTTAAATGACACTAATGTTATAACAAATTAGTATGCACTGTAAATGGAGTTTAGAGATTAGTATTTATGGAAGCaaattgggaaaaaaatgacTAAGTTAACCGGCTTATGGGAAAGGAAAATAGAGGGGGACCAAGTAACCAACCATGGATGCTTGCTCACTAAAATGTTTGCCATTTGATGTAGCGGTAACTCGTGAGAGAGAAGCAGTGATACCCTTTAGCTTTATTACATTATTGTAGTTACTATTATTGTGTTCCTCCTATATTAAGTGGTGCAATGATAAGAAATTCCCAAATAATTTGTTCCATTACATTGAAAGGATTGGATCACCTACAAACAATTGTGGGTACCATAAAATGGCTCATGTCTTAATCAATGGCATTTCTGGTGGAGTGGTGAATTATCAACGTGCTTATCCGAATATGCTcaattcagaatttcagattgcattttatatttttcaattggTATTCTTAACAGATTTTCTTTCGACCTCTGCAGGGGGAAAGGAAATTGCCGTGGTGCAGAATTGGAAGGTGGATCCCAGGTGCCCAAATGCTTCCAACCCTTTCCATATATGTGCTCAATACTGCTTCGATCATTTGAATGAAGTGGGGCAGAAAAATACGAGCAAGCCAGGTAAACCTTCTAGTTAACCCAACAGGTAGTGGCATTTTAATGGATACAAAAGCTTTGGCAGCCATTTTTATGCTTACTATCTCTCTGTTTTCAGACTCAAAGAAGGGCAAGGCTGTTCTGAAAGCAGAGCAAACAGGAGAAATCAATCCTGATTGTGCGAACGCATCCAACCCCTATCACAAGTGTGGGGAATATTGTAAGAGAAAAGGTTATAGGTAGATAAGGTAATGCAATTTctcttttatgtttggttgttcTTGCCCATTAAAGTTATCTAGACTTCATCGATGGATGTGCATATTAACCAAACATGTTTTACTTAACATGGGTGATATGTTATCAAGCTTCAAGCCATGATTTGGTTGTATTAAAGTTCAGCTAGCTAAGCTCTTTTGGCCCAGTAATCCTTCATGAAAGTCTATAGTTCAATATCATTTTAGTACCTGTGAAGTGTCAGCTAGTTGAGTCCACAcatcatataattaaaaaaatgttatcttTCAGCAAGTTTGTAGATGTTACCTTGAACAACTAGTAACTAAACCATCATGACCTAGCTATGGACACATCATCTTTCATGCTCCCTAGAAGGCCACTGAAGCTTTATATCTAAttatatgcaattttctttAGGGACTGATTATTAACATGTAATGAGGAGCATACAAAAGAAAAGCCTTttcatatgatatttttttggtcaacctttgaaaaatattatgagcTGTAAGCATCTGGTCAACATATCTTTTTATTCCTTGCCAGATAATCTGACGTGTTCCAGATCtgcagtgatttttttttttggaaaaaagatACACAGAAGCATTAATGTGATGAACATAAGCAGCACATGCCATGTTTTTTGTATGCTTTTTATAATCATACAAGTGAtttctttgtttatttgaGTTAACAGTATCTCCTTTTGTGCTCTCAGGCTGGCGATGCAAGATTTGTTCTCCggatgatgacgatgatgagaaaaaaaaagtatagcCCCCCGACAGTAGTAGGTTTCAATAGAAGCTGTGTTTCGATCAGCTCCTCTTTGTATTGTGTCTGCAGCATCTCAATCTTTGCTGTGTTATCATGTAATTTCTACACACATTCTACCACCATTCGCTCCCTATAAAAGAGTCAAATATTCTAGATGTAGCATAATTTGTCCCGTGAAGATTGTAAAAATAGCAGCGtgatgtttctttctttcttttttgtaaGATAATGGCCTGcttatataagttataattttgtCACAAACCAAATGGTCCACAAAccagttttttcatttattcttTCTTCCATCACTGTCCATATTTGTTATAGAAAAAGATGAGAGGCATACAATGTTTGTTAGCAAGTGCTGCTTCTGAACCAAGATTTGTGGCCATTAATTTcccttttgttttatcatcaaTGAGCAAGGGGGATCCCATCATTGAGATCAACTCGTTGACAAGTATGGCTGCCCTTTCTGGTTGTCAGGATCTGGTTGTTTAatgttcttcctttttttttccccttctagAATCTGTGGCATGGAATGAAACCATTGGTCAGCATAATACAGCGCCATCAGTAATTCAGGATTCAGTACTACTGTACACATCATGTTTACTTGTTGATGAGGAATGCCTGAAGCTTGGACTTTTCAAACTCGTGTTAGTTCATTGGTTGGAGACGTCAAATTCAGGTCTGGAAATTTCTTTTGACCTGGAAAAGGAGAGAATTTTCCAGTGCTTGCAGCATTGCTGATGCGCATGATGATGTGATCACCATTCAACGACACGGTTGGTTGTGCGTTCtgattttatttatggttCACACGAGGACGAAAAAGAGGTCTCAACTCCAAACCTgcatgaagaaaagaaaacacaccAAACCATACAGCCAATCAAAGCTTCTGGGAGCACAATCAGATTAACTGCAAGTTAGCATGTCTGTTCCAAGAGTAGCAGTTCGTCCAACAGAATTggaaaacaaatgaatgaTGTCATGATGATGCTCTACTCACAGAATTTGTACTGATTTAgggaaaaatcaaataacaaatttgtaaataaaaattaatttataaataaaatttttatatacgtgttgacagtaatctaaaagaaaatgctaaaaaaacatgatgaaaaaactcaaaatcaactctaaatttaagattaaaaatccaaattttgttttataggcATAactagaagtgaaaagataataGTGTGAATTTGCTGAATATACACTTGAATATACTGGAATTTGGCATAAAATGTGATTCTTCAAGATCGTGGAGTCTCTGCTTTGGTTGAATTCTTGGGCCAGTTGGGACCTGAAAACCTTGTTTTGGACTGCAAATGTTTTTTCTTCGTCTGTACTTATACTTGTaaccaaaatctaaaattaattttaggctTTCTTatcataattgtttttcagttttttatttaaatgctaaaaacatgtatacaaaatttttatttataaattatttttggtttgtaaatatattgtttggatgGCCCGTTTGCACGAACTTTCTCCTGCTCCTTCAGAACCAAGGGTTTTCAATCAGAGAGGTGGCCATGGATGTCGTTGACGACCCACCCCGCGTCATCGGCGCGCACTACAGATTAGCACCGCCGGTCCGCCACCATCGTTGCCTTCGCCGGCGAAGGGAGAATCTGTGATGCTTCTCGTTTCTCGAGCTCTGCGGTGGAGGATGAGATCTCAGTTGAGTAGCACCGGGAGACGACTTGTGGCTCCCTATCTCGTCGTCTTCAACTCCGGCATCGTACGCCCCGGTCTTCTACTTCCTCTGTCTCGCCGGCCACGATGACGACTAAATCTTTTTGCTcgtggaagaaaaaaaaagaaataaaaaaagttattcttagttatctaaaaactaatgctgaaaataaactacaacaaaaaaaaccgTAAAATCAACTCAACTTTAAggctcaaaatttaaattttatttgtaagtataagtaaaaaccaaaagatgaagACGACACATCCAATTGGACCTAACTCCTTCCGTTTTCTAtatcgtttgtcttatttaatcattctaaatatataaaattataagttatatttaaagtgtattaaataaattataacaaaataactaatagtaatatatatttaaataagatgaatggttaaacataaaataaaaaattaatggtgttaaataagaaaaaaggagaagaaattaCATGTACACAGCCATACGTGAAAAATACTTGGGCTCAAGTCGAAAAAAATGGCTCTATATTGTACGATTTTGATCCATGTACATGCAtgttttaacttataaaattgGATTTACCTTTTTTACTTATTAGCGATGTTTAAATATAACAATGTCTCATTTTATGTTTAGATCACCTGCTTTATGCGACTCAGTTTAATCCTGtttctcaaaaaaagaaaaaaaaacgtggaTGTTGGGCCGCGTTGGGGAAGTACTGCGCATGGAAAATTTCCACAAAACAAATGGGCCTTGAACGGAGGCCCAGTTAGAATCTCACTCAAAAACGAGATCGAATTCAAAGCAAAAGGCCCAGAGCCAGACAAGGCCCACAGAGGCACAGCCTGCCTCGCCGACCTCCCCATCCAATCCCCAATtcgcaccgcaccgcacgcGTGACGCGTGGTCTCCGGCGGAAGCGAGGCGGCGCGCGCTAATCCTCTTCTAGGGTTCCGTCGAAATCCCGAATCCGGAGGCGGGCGGGAGCTCGAATTCGATGGGGAAGGAGTCGGCgttggcgtcggcgtcggcgccggggaAGTCGCGGCCGGAGTGCATCAACTCGTCGAACCCCTACCACGAGTGCTCCGACTACTGCCTCCGCAAGATCGCCGAGGCCAGGGAGCGCCTCGAGGAAGAgcagcggccgccggcggacCGCACCGTCCACCCCGACTGCATCAACGCCTCCAACCCCTACCATGTCTGCTCCGAGTACTGCTTCAAGCGGATCGCCGACGCCAAATCAGGTAGCCTTCTGATCTGAGTAATTTCGCCACGGGTCGGCGTCAATGGATCCTTGCTAGGTGTAGTTCGATTCGTCCTGACCCTGTATAGGATGCTTATGGAGTGTTCGATTGGCTTCTTTTTAGGGTTGGAGCGTGCGGAGCAAGAGCCATCCgatgccgccgctgcccgacCTGAGGGTGATGACGATGGTGATGCGCAGCAGGAGGATGCCGGTGCAGAGGACGGTTACCCGCAGATGACAGAGAAGCAGAAGAAGCTATTCGAGCTGCGGCTGAAGATGGTGCGGTCATCGAcaacttttttgtttatttttcatttagatTCATATCCTTGATGCTTCTTTCTGACGCAGAATGAAGCTAGGAAGGCAAATCAGCAAGCGATGGTggcggagaagaagaggatggAGCCTCGCACCGAGAGTAGAGGTGTTTCGAAACAAAAATGGCTTGAAgacaggaaaaagaaaattggaaAGCTGCTCGACTCAAATGGGCTAGACATGACAAAGTCTTACATGCTTGATACGCAGGAAACCGCCGAAGCAAAATACAAGAAATGGGAAAAGGAGCCTGCACCATATGGTTGGGATGGTGAGCCCCATCTCTTATATTTGTCATTCAATGGATAAACAGAGACGTGTTCTTTACTTTGGTGAAATTTGATATATCCGATCTCCCTGGACTGTTATATTGCTATTTGTCTGTCTTATGGTCAGTTATTGCTGCTGTGTTTATACATGTTTCAAGTAAATTCCAAATGAATTTTCTGAAGTTACTTGAGTAATTGTTGGGCTATTTGTTATCTGAGTATATATAGCATGTTGCTTATTTTCCATCAGGTTCTGGGTTGTATCAATGTgtcaccatttattttataagtttagGCTGTGCTTTGCAAACATTACAAATATCTGTTTCAGTTTGTGCTGCACTTAAATGCTAAACCAGCTAGCTTAAATACTGATGTTCATAAAGAAGATACATGGTATATATGCATTGGACAAATGCAccctattattttttcatctagCCTTCAGCAATGCAACAGCTTGTCATCGTTTCTCGTTACATAGTGCATTGTGCGCCA contains the following coding sequences:
- the LOC102717443 gene encoding uncharacterized protein LOC102717443, whose translation is MEERQAVNPACPNAGNPFHRCAEYCPVPAPAPASKPPPPAARPAQNGTAAPEQNGANGTTTHSDGELQAKPRRRDRAGGSGGLPFYVFLREGADGDGKKVDPRCPNAGNPFHVCTEHCAAKMAEASRSSEGGKSPMSLFSRHSRRSSSSSEDGSVKSGSSRKVDSKCPNAGNPFHECTEHCAAKMKEVDRQKSDKKSSSRKKGGKEIAVVQNWKVDPRCPNASNPFHICAQYCFDHLNEVGQKNTSKPDSKKGKAVLKAEQTGEINPDCANASNPYHKCGEYCKRKGYR
- the LOC102717720 gene encoding pre-mRNA-splicing factor syf2; this translates as MGKESALASASAPGKSRPECINSSNPYHECSDYCLRKIAEARERLEEEQRPPADRTVHPDCINASNPYHVCSEYCFKRIADAKSGLERAEQEPSDAAAARPEGDDDGDAQQEDAGAEDGYPQMTEKQKKLFELRLKMNEARKANQQAMVAEKKRMEPRTESRGVSKQKWLEDRKKKIGKLLDSNGLDMTKSYMLDTQETAEAKYKKWEKEPAPYGWDVFNQKTLYDAYKKRTKNIDVDMEAYNKAKEADPEFYRDASSLQYGKVSKVPEENIDRMVNELKERDEKRKAFSRRRKFHEDKDIDSINDRNEHFNKKVERAFGKYTLEIKNNLERGTALPD